One Bacillota bacterium genomic window, TGTAGCCGATCTCCCCGCCCACCGGGCCGTTGCCGCGGCCGATGATCTTCTCCACCTCCGCGCGGACCTGGTCCAGGTCGACGCCCATGTTCTGGAGCGCCCGGGCCGCCACTCCGGTCCCCTCGCGGATGAGGCCCAACAGGAGGTGCTCGGTGCCCACGTAGTTGTAACCAAGCCGGCGCGCTTCCTCCTGGGCGAGGAGGATCACCCGTTGGGCGCGCTCCGAGTATCGTCCGAACATCAGCCTTCCCCCCTCGGGGCCTGCCGCGAGGCCAGCCTTTCCCGGATCATCGCGGCTCTCCGGATATCACGCTCGGCGGGCTCCAGCAGCCGTCCCTCCCGGTACTGGACGCTCGCCGCACCGACCGCTACCATCAGCTCGTTGCAGACCTCCGGCCGCACCTGCGGGACCAGCTGCAGGTCGACCCCCAGGCGGAGCGTGGAGAGGAGCGACAGCGCCTCCTCGGAGGAGATGGCGTAGGCGTGGGTGAGCAGGCCGTAGGCCCGACCCACCTGGTCCTGCAGCTGCGTCCTCCGCTCCCGGTAGAGGAGCTCGCGCGCGCCTCGCTCGCGCTCGACCAACTGCTGCACCACCGCCTCCAGGCTTTCGATGATCTCCGACTCCGCCCGTCCCAGCGTGATCTGGTTCGAGATCTGGAAGAGGTTCCCGTAGGCCTTGCTTCCTTCGCCGTGGATACCCCGGACCACCACGCCCACGCGGGCCAGCGTGCTGACCAGCTCACCCGCCTGGTTTGAGTGTACCAGGGCGGGCAAATGCATCATCGCCGAGACCCGCATCCCGGTCCCCGTGCTGGTCGGGCAGGTGGTAAGGTACCCGAGCCGCTCGTCGTATGCAAAGTCGAGCCGCTCCGAGAGCTCGTCGTCCAGCCGGTCGGCCGCCTCCCAGGCCACCCGCAGCTGGAGCCCCGAGGCCAGGGACTGGAGGCGGAGGTGCTCTTCCTCGTTGACCATCAGGCTGAGGCTCTCGGACGGGTCGACGGCCACCGCCGCCGGCAGCTCGGTGGTCGCCAGCTGCGGGCTGATCAGGTGCTTCTCCACCAGGACCAGCCGTTCCAGCGGCTCCAGAGCCTGGAGCTCCACCAGCTCCAGGCGGCCCGAACGGGTGGGTGGGAGCGCGTTCAGTGCCGCGCGCACCTCGTCGATCACGTGCCGCGCCTGCTCCGGCGAGAGCTTCGTCGGGAAGGGGTAGGGGCGCAGATTCCGCGCCAGGCGGACGCGGCTGGAGACGACCACGTCCGCGGCCGGGCCCGAGCCGGTCAGCCAGGCACCGCCCGGGCTCCGCAAGACGCGCTCCAGCGACATCAACCCGCCCCCTTTCCCGCTGCCGTCTCCGCCTCCAGCTTTCGGATCGCGTCACGCAGCTCGGCGGCGCGCTCGTACTCCTCCGCCTGCACCGCCTCCTCCAGCTGGCGGCGCAGCCGGGCGAGCCGCTCCTGGGCGCCGCCCTGCACCGGCTGAGAGCCCGCCTCCGCGCCGGCCTGCCCGTAGCCGGCCCTGGGGCGCCGGCTCCTGGCCACCGGTCGCTTGCCGCGGTGCTGGTCGGCTCCCTGGATCTTCCTCAGGAGCGGCTCCAGCTGTGGCGCGAAAGCGGTATAGCATTCCTCGCACCCCAGGAAGCTGGTGCGCGCGAACTCCTCGTAGGTCGTGCCGCAGGACGGGCAGCGCAGCTCGCTCCCGGATGCCGCGGAGCCCGCCAGCGGGTGGAGCAATCCTCCGAGCAGGTTATGAATCGAAAAAGGCGCCTGCGAGGAGATGCCCGGCTCGCTCGCCTCCGCGCAGGCGCGGCAGAGGTGGAGCTCCGTCTTCACCCCGTTGACGATGCGCGTCACATGCACCGTGGCCGGCCGCTCGCCGCAACGTTGGCAGAGCATGCGACCACCTCCGGATGGTTGATTATAGTGCAGCCCCTTCACCCTCCACACGGCCGAGGACGCCCAGCATGGCCGCCAGGAGCCTCGCCCGGATCTGATCCCGCCAGGGCAGCTCCAGCGCCAGGACCGAGCGGTCCACCGCCACCGCCAGGAGGATCGCCTCCCGTTCGCTCAGCAGGCGCTCGGCCCGCAGGCTCTCGATCAGGCGGAGCGCCTGGTCCTGGGAGATGCGCTCGCCGACGGCAGCCGCCTCCTGCAGGAGCCGCCGGCCCGCCGCCAGCGCCGGAAGCCTGCGGATCCGGATGTACCCGCCGCCGCCCCGCCGGCTCTCCACCAGGAAGCCGCGCTCCGGCCGGAAGCGTGTCTCCAGCACGTAGTTGACCTGCGAGGGCGCGCAGCCGAACCGCTCGCTCAGCTCGATCCTCCGGATCTCCAGCGTCTCCCTCTCCCGGAGGCGCTCGAGGAGGAAGGCTTCGATCAGGTCTGCCAAGGTCCGCACGGCCATTCCTGCCTCCGCTCCCGGCTCGATCTCTGACCTTGTCTGTCTTTGATCATTATAGGAAGCCCGCCCTCTCCGAACAATGCGGGCAGGGGCACCGTCTGCGCCCCTGCCCGCCCCGTCTTCGACGCGCGACCGCTACTCCGCCGCCACCCCGCTCAGCTGCCGGCTCCGCTCGATCACCTGCTGGGCGATGTGGGAGGGCATCTCCTCGTAGCGCACGAACCGCTGCCGGAAGCGGCCCCAGCCCCGCGTCATCGAGCGCAGGTCCACGGCATAGCGGAGCATCTCGGTCTCGGGCACCTCGGCGCGGACCACCTGGTGCTCCCCGTCCCGCTCCATGCCCAGCACCCGGCCGCGCCGCCGATTGAGATCGCCGAGCACGTCCCCCAGGTACTCCTCGGGGACGACCACCGTCACCTCGTCGACGGGCTCCAGCAGGACCGGGTCGGCCTCGTGGAAGGCCTTCTTGAAGGCG contains:
- a CDS encoding protein arginine kinase, with the translated sequence MSLERVLRSPGGAWLTGSGPAADVVVSSRVRLARNLRPYPFPTKLSPEQARHVIDEVRAALNALPPTRSGRLELVELQALEPLERLVLVEKHLISPQLATTELPAAVAVDPSESLSLMVNEEEHLRLQSLASGLQLRVAWEAADRLDDELSERLDFAYDERLGYLTTCPTSTGTGMRVSAMMHLPALVHSNQAGELVSTLARVGVVVRGIHGEGSKAYGNLFQISNQITLGRAESEIIESLEAVVQQLVERERGARELLYRERRTQLQDQVGRAYGLLTHAYAISSEEALSLLSTLRLGVDLQLVPQVRPEVCNELMVAVGAASVQYREGRLLEPAERDIRRAAMIRERLASRQAPRGEG
- a CDS encoding UvrB/UvrC motif-containing protein encodes the protein MLCQRCGERPATVHVTRIVNGVKTELHLCRACAEASEPGISSQAPFSIHNLLGGLLHPLAGSAASGSELRCPSCGTTYEEFARTSFLGCEECYTAFAPQLEPLLRKIQGADQHRGKRPVARSRRPRAGYGQAGAEAGSQPVQGGAQERLARLRRQLEEAVQAEEYERAAELRDAIRKLEAETAAGKGAG
- a CDS encoding CtsR family transcriptional regulator; translation: MRTLADLIEAFLLERLRERETLEIRRIELSERFGCAPSQVNYVLETRFRPERGFLVESRRGGGGYIRIRRLPALAAGRRLLQEAAAVGERISQDQALRLIESLRAERLLSEREAILLAVAVDRSVLALELPWRDQIRARLLAAMLGVLGRVEGEGAAL